A stretch of the Hippocampus zosterae strain Florida chromosome 18, ASM2543408v3, whole genome shotgun sequence genome encodes the following:
- the si:dkey-175m17.6 gene encoding N-acetyllactosaminide beta-1,3-N-acetylglucosaminyltransferase 2 produces MGKCCKCNGRLLCMCLLPCMMTGHLLIYIMVTIFVTISYAPPKMTIHYIAPGISANSSTLASHPLSPFWNLHLEHNALWNQLQHSLDRHYNPILRGNVTGTLSEPKAKSSSHIRNGCLNACVSRTCSDPHLYDVNSIPEEMRTFVRSMHCRSYPILINQPTMCKKNGTKSSLDYPMLLIAIKSQLGNFENRQAIRETWGRSGFVTGEFEKKGGFVRTVFLLGRQDSSTGPHPDLKNFLDLENQKYGDILQWDFRDTFFNLTLKDLLFWHWLQQYCPTAVFIFKGDDDVFVRTGALLTYLNKRWEEHKLRRAIPDEPHMDLFVGDVINNAVPNRDPSTKYYIPESFYKGAYPTYAGGGGVVYSRSLAFRLKEVSQRVCLFPIDDVYLGMCLLRLGLSPSHHPGFLTFDLPETDRENPCAYKSVLLVHRRSPKEMLTLWHKLQNLHTQC; encoded by the coding sequence ATGGGCAAATGCTGCAAGTGCAACGGGAGGCTGCTTTGCATGTGCTTGCTGCCTTGCATGATGACCGGCCATCTTCTGATTTATATCATGGTGACCATATTTGTCACCATCTCCTACGCTCCCCCGAAAATGACCATTCACTACATTGCTCCAGGGATTTCGGCAAATTCCAGTACCTTGGCCTCTCATCCCCTTAGCCCCTTCTGGAACCTTCATCTGGAGCACAATGCGCTGTGGAACCAGTTGCAGCACTCCTTGGACCGTCACTACAATCCAATATTACGAGGAAATGTGACTGGGACATTGAGTGAGCCCAAAGCAAAAAGTTCAAGTCATATTAGGAATGGATGTCTCAATGCTTGTGTGTCACGCACGTGTTCAGACCCTCATCTGTATGATGTCAACAGTATTCCAGAAGAGATGAGAACATTTGTCAGATCAATGCATTGCAGGAGTTATCCAATCCTTATCAATCAACCCACTATGTGCAAAAAGAATGGGACGAAATCAAGTCTTGACTATCCAATGCTCCTCATAGCCATCAAATCTCAACTGGGGAACTTTGAAAACAGGCAAGCCATCCGTGAAACATGGGGGCGCAGTGGGTTTGTGACAGGGGAGTTCGAGAAAAAAGGCGGATTTGTGCGTACTGTGTTTCTGCTTGGAAGGCAGGACTCCAGTACAGGACCTCACCCGGACCTGAAAAACTTTCTGGACCTCGAGAACCAAAAATACGGGGACATCCTCCAGTGGGATTTTCGGGACACTTTCTTTAACCTGACCCTGAAGGACTTGCTGTTCTGGCATTGGCTCCAGCAATACTGCCCCACGGCTGTATTTATCTTTAAGGGGGACGATGATGTCTTTGTCCGAACTGGTGCTCTTCTCACTTACTTAAACAAGCGGTGGGAAGAACACAAACTGCGGCGGGCCATTCCAGATGAACCTCACATGGATTTGTTTGTGGGAGATGTCATTAATAATGCAGTGCCCAACCGGGATCCATCTACTAAATACTACATACCAGAAAGTTTCTACAAAGGTGCCTACCCAACATatgctggaggaggaggggtggtgTACTCTCGCTCACTTGCATTTCGACTAAAAGAAGTGTCCCAGAGGGTTTGTCTCTTCCCAATCGACGATGTTTACCTGGGAATGTGCCTGTTAAGACTCGGGCTCTCTCCAAGTCACCACCCAGGTTTTTTAACATTTGATCTCCCGGAGACAGACAGGGAAAATCCCTGCGCTTATAAATCCGTGCTGCTCGTTCACAGGCGCAGTCCGAAAGAAATGTTGACGTTATGGCACAAGTTGCAGAATCTGCACACTCAATGTTGA